One part of the Ziziphus jujuba cultivar Dongzao chromosome 2, ASM3175591v1 genome encodes these proteins:
- the LOC132800531 gene encoding putative disease resistance protein RGA1 → MAEPILSIIAEGIIGWLSSKAVEEVGLLWGVNNELAGLQETIMTIKAVLLDAEEKQAHNHQVRTWLGRLEAVVSDVDDLKDEFSYEAHWQKAMADGEVMKKVCTFFSASNQVVFRHKLGHKIKAIKERLIAIRDDKPFHLEEKVVNIEREPTHSYIPENEVIGRDKDRMEILKILLDSNVDENVSVISIVGSGGLGKTTLTQLVYNDDKVKRHFDLRMWVYVSNDFNVKSLVEKIIKAATNRGLENLEIDQLQKLLQKEISGKRYLLVLDDVWIENHEPWKNLKNLLANCASGSKIIITTRNIKVAESTSKMKPYILGRFDKDESWSLFKKVAFKHGQEPNDSTIVEIGKKIVEHCGGNPLAIKTIGRMFYFKNPEKEWSPFLELEFSKLPQKEHDILPTLKLSYHNLPLHLKHCFAICKLFPKGHEFSVEILTNLWMALGYIKPSYPTKSLVDVGHEYFMDLLCRSFFQEIQGDILDKRCQMHDLMHDLATQVGGTEYVLWQPNKKSNFENDTRHVSFNFHLDSLQRIPTTVSKENRIRTILLLGQSSSIVEGRRGQSICDVVVSNFKFVRFLDLHNLGIRIVPTCIGKLKHLRYLDLSKNKDVKALPDSITMLCNLQTLKLSYCKGLQKLPKDIKRLVNLVNLSLQDCIGMTHMPHGLSQLTNLQTLSQFVLKDATSTSVRRHNGEVGELKDLMGLNNLRGELAIYNLGNGEDTRTANLREKQHLISLLLCWRSVDSSNLKDVEYEATLEGLQPHLDLKLLVLQYYEGEKFSSWFQSLTKLEYFIVEYCMKCQYLPSLNQFLSLKLLHLRNVLGLEYISNNSFTLSSTAVLPSLESLFFIGLPNLKGWWKEEQVVVDSEEAQEDHECSFGTSMSHILLSFPRLSDFNIYNCPKFSLLPLSPNIKLLSIQNNTWKAFQQAVTTKTQTTIEEAASSSSSLFHFSNLSKLALFEVEDLQCLPEWLKNITFLRTLAISRCINLKCLSPGIQHLASSLQELTIEGCKELDMSHADDNVLTWRPLKSSLRSLVLTDLPQMRTLPKGLQYVTNLQELEVGYCQNLIEISEWISNLNSLKMLKIIKCPKLTSLPEGVQRLTSLHKLEIEDCPILYKRCQREIGQDWPKVAHITELILKSNLQDKSESSSTFPSCNWKVFNKSWISQFCNKGLS, encoded by the exons ATGGCAGAACCTATCCTCTCTATCATTGCTGAGGGAATCATCGGGTGGTTGAGTTCTAAAGCTGTGGAAGAGGTAGGATTGCTTTGGGGTGTAAACAACGAACTTGCAGGACTCCAAGAAACCATTATGACCATCAAAGCAGTACTTCTTGACGCGGAGGAGAAGCAGGCCCATAACCATCAAGTTAGAACCTGGCTCGGGAGGCTTGAAGCTGTTGTTTCTGATGTTGATGACTTGAAGGACGAGTTCTCATACGAGGCTCATTGGCAAAAGGCAATGGCTGACGGTGAGGTGATGAAGAAGGTATGTACTTTCTTCTCAGCCTCAAACCAAGTTGTCTTTAGGCACAAGCTAGGTCACAAAATAAAAGCTATTAAGGAAAGACTGATTGCTATTAGAGATGATAAACCCTTTCATTTGGAAGAGAAAGTGGTCAATATAGAGAGAGAGCCTACTCACTCATATATTCCTGAAAATGAAGTTATTGGGAGGGATAAAGATagaatggaaattttgaaaattctatTGGATTCTAATGTTGATGAGAATGTATCAGTGATTTCCATAGTTGGTAGTGGAGGATTAGGAAAAACCACACTTACTCAATTGGTGTATAATGATGATAAGGTCAAAAGGCATTTTGATTTAAGAATGTGGGTGTATGTCTCTAATGATTTCAATGTGAAATCACTAGTTGAGAAAATCATTAAAGCTGCAACTAATAGGGGTCTAGAAAACTTAGAGATAGATCAATTACAGAAGCTGCTTCAGAAAGAAATAAGTGGAAAACGATATCTCCTTGTGCTAGATGATGTATGGATTGAAAATCATGAACCatggaaaaatttgaaaaatttattagcAAATTGTGCATCAgggagtaaaataataataaccactcGTAATATAAAGGTTGCTGAGAGTACAAGTAAAATGAAGCCATACATCTTAGGGAGATTCGATAAAGATGAATCATGGTCTCTGTTTAAAAAGGTGGCTTTTAAGCATGGACAAGAGCCCAACGATTCTACAATTGttgaaattggaaaaaagaTTGTTGAACATTGTGGAGGCAATCCACTGGCCATAAAAACTATAGGCCGAATGTTCTATTTTAAGAATCCAGAAAAGGAATGGTCTCCTTTCCTTGAATTGGAATTTTCAAAACTCCCTCAAAAAGAACATGACATCCTACCAACCTTAAAACTTAGCTATCATAATCTCCCATTGCATTTGAAGCATTGTTTTGCCATTTGTAAGCTCTTTCCTAAAGGTCATGAATTCAGTGTAGAGATCTTAACAAATCTTTGGATGGCTCTAGGATATATTAAACCATCGTATCCAACTAAGTCGTTAGTGGATGTTGGTCATGAgtattttatggatttacttTGTAGATCATTCTTTCAAGAAATACAAGGAGATATTCTGGACAAAAGATGTCAAATGCATGACCTCATGCATGACCTTGCAACACAAGTAGGAGGAACAGAGTATGTCCTTTGGCAGCCAAATAAGAAAAGTAATTTTGAGAATGATACTCGCCATGtatcatttaattttcatttagattCGTTACAACGAATTCCAACTACAGTTTCTAAAGAAAATAGGATCCGAACTATTCTTTTGCTTGGTCAATCATCAAGTATAGTTGAAGGAAGACGAGGACAGTCAATTTGTGATGTAGTTGTGTCAAACTTTAAGTTTGTCAGATTCTTGGATCTTCATAATTTGGGGATTAGGATAGTGCCAACTTGTATTGGTAAGTTGAAACATCTAAGGTACCTTGATCTTTCTAAAAATAAAGATGTCAAGGCATTGCCCGATTCTATTACAATGTTGTGTAATTTGCAAACGTTGAAATTGTCTTATTGCAAGGGACTCCAAAAGTTACCCAAAGACATCAAGCGACTAGTCAACCTTGTAAATCTTAGTCTTCAAGATTGTATCGGTATGACTCATATGCCACATGGGCTATCACAGTTGACTAATCTCCAAACATTATCACAATTTGTATTGAAGGATGCCACAAGTACTTCTGTACGTAGGCATAATGGTGAGGTTGGTGAGCTAAAGGACTTGATGGGATTAAATAACCTTAGAGGAGAGTTGGCTATTTATAATTTAGGAAATGGAGAAGATACTAGGACTGCAAATTTGAGGGAAAAACAACATCTTATTTCTTTGCTTTTATGTTGGAGGAGTGTTGATAGTTCAAATCTGAAGGATGTTGAATATGAAGCAACACTAGAAGGCCTCCAACCACACCTAGATTTGAAATTATTGGTTTTACAATATTATGAGGGTGAGAAGTTTTCAAGTTGGTTTCAATCGCTTACAAAACTTGAATACTTCATTGTAGAATACTGTATGAAATGCCAATATTTGCCATCGTTAAATCAATTCCTTTCTCTCAAGCTGTTACACCTCAGAAATGTGCTTGGTCTAGAATATATTTCAAACAACTCATTTACGTTGTCATCTACAGCAGTACTACCATCCCTTGAATCATTGTTCTTTATAGGATTGCCCAACCTAAAGGGATGGTGGAAGGAGGAGCAAGTAGTAGTGGATAGTGAAGAAGCTCAAGAAGATCATGAATGTTCTTTTGGCACATCAATGAGTCACATATTACTTTCATTTCCTCGTCTTTCCGATTTCAATATCTATAATTGTCCAAAGTTTTCTCTTTTGCCACTCTCCCCGAATATCAAACTATTGAGCATCCAAAACAACACATGGAAGGCATTCCAACAGGCAGTAACGACAAAGACCCAAACAACAATAGAGGAAGCAGcctcatcatcttcttccttgTTTCATTTCTCCAATCTCAGTAAGCTTGCTCTTTTCGAAGTTGAAGATTTGCAATGTCTTCCAGAATGGTTGAAAAACATTACTTTTCTAAGGACGTTAGCTATTTCTCGATGCATTAACTTGAAGTGTTTGTCTCCCGGTATTCAACATCTTGCCTCCTCACTTCAAGAATTAACAATTGAGGGCTGCAAAGAACTGGACATGTCCCATGCTGATGATAATGTGTTAACATGGCGTCCTCTGAAAAGTAGTCTGCGCTCACTTGTCTTAACAGATTTGCCTCAAATGAGGACTCTCCCTAAGGGACTTCAATATGTTACTAACTTGCAAGAGCTTGAAGTTGGATACTGTCAAAATTTGATTGAAATTTCAGAGTGGATAAGCAACCTCAACTCCCTAAAGATGCTGAAAATTATTAAATGTCCAAAGTTAACATCATTACCAGAAGGAGTTCAGCGGCTCACCTCTTTACACAAACTAGAGATTGAAGATTGTCCCATCTTATACAAAAGATGTCAGAGAGAAATAGGCCAAGACTGGCCTAAGGTGGCTCACATCACAGAGTTGATCTTGAAATCAAATTTACAAGATAAATCTGAATCGTCCTCTACTTTTCCAA GTTGTAATTGGAAAGTATTTAACAAGTCCTGGATATCACAGTTTTGCAACAAAGGATTGTCATAA